A window of the Vicugna pacos chromosome 32, VicPac4, whole genome shotgun sequence genome harbors these coding sequences:
- the ZNF140 gene encoding zinc finger protein 140 isoform X4: protein MDRFLSRGSECSSVKGDWKREGDAEVLQGNQGCVRQVTVPHQEALSQHMRVGTVERPYGCQECGKTFSRRFSLVLHQRTHTGEKPYVCKECGKTFSQISNLVKHQMIHTGKKPHECKDCSKTFSYLSFLIEHQRTHTGEKPYECTECGKAFSRASNLTRHQRIHMGKKQYVCRKCGKAFSSGSELIRHQITHTGEKPYECIECGKAFRRSSHLTRHQSVHASKTPYECGECSKAFRCHSFLIKHQRIHAGEKLFECDECGKVFTWHASLAQHMKIHTGEKPYACAECDKTFSRSFSLILHQITHTGEKPYVCQVCSKSFSWSSNLAKHQRTHTLENPYEYENSFKYHSFLTERQGIHTIEKT from the coding sequence ATGGACAGGTTTCTAAGCCGAGGCTCGGAGTGTTCCAGTGTTAAAGGAGACTGGAAACGTGAGGGCGATGCTGAGGTGCTGCAGGGAAATCAGGGATGCGTCAGGCAAGTGACAGTTCCCCATCAAGAAGCCCTGTCTCAACACATGCGTGTCGGTACTGTGGAGAGACCCTACGGCTGCCAGGAATGTGGGAAAACTTTCAGTCGGCGCTTTTCCCTTGTGCTACATCAGAGaactcatactggagagaaaccataTGTGTGTAAGGAGTGTGGCAAAACCTTTAGCCAGATCTCAAACCTCGTGAAACATCAGATGATCCATACTGGAAAGAAGCCCCATGAGTGTAAAGACTGCAGTAAAACATTCAGTTACCTTTCATTCCTTATCGAACACCAGAGAACACACACTGGGGAGAAACCGTATGAATGTactgagtgtgggaaggccttcagcCGTGCCTCAAACCTCACTCGGCATCAGAGAATTCACATGGGAAAGAAGCAGTATGTGTGTAGGaaatgtgggaaggccttcagcAGCGGCTCTGAGCTCATTCGCCATCAGATCACACACACGGGGGAGAAGCCTTACGAATGCATCGAGTGTGGGAAGGCGTTTCGTCGTTCCTCGCACCTCACCCGACATCAGAGCGTCCACGCCTCCAAAACCCCCTATGAATGTGGTGAATGCAGCAAAGCCTTCCGCTGCCACTCGTTCCTCATCAAACACCAGAGGATTCACGCAGGAGAAAAGCTCTTCGAGTGTGACGAGTGTGGTAAAGTTTTCACGTGGCATGCGTCCCTTGCGCAGCATATGAAgatccacactggagagaaaccctatgcGTGTGCTGAGTGTGACAAAACCTTTAGCCGGAGCTTCTCCCTCATCCTACACCAGATAACTCACACTGGGGAGAAACCCTACGTATGTCAGGTCTGCAGTAAATCCTTCAGCTGGAGCTCAAACCTTGCCAAACACCAGAGAACACATACTCTAGAGAACCCCTATGAATACGAAAACTCATTTAAGTACCATTCATTCCTTACTGAACGCCAGGGAATTCACACTATAGAGAAAACCTAA
- the ZNF891 gene encoding zinc finger protein 891, whose translation MAAIALSPIWALPAQDSAFFCVRNTEGERVVAGFPATCLQGPVTFKDVAVEFTQEEWMMLDSTQKSMYRDVMLENYINLTSVECQLCKPVVSLLGQEDIRTVKRRISQGTCPDWESQLNTKESTAKQHIWVAKSSSGVKMLRFTVDDWPSTLREDWECCRIRRQHKIPKGILRQVMLTQKTAPQERSYECHGLEGYSKLRSKRGFSKSVSTSKHCHKCYLDIECLKHNSILNNYGKNSVVNERVCESHEYHRSQLERTQTAQKEHTCSRRGVPFIFNNVLPVCSSFHMAVNSYECSKNKTFYPHSSHKQQEQTPTGERHYECHQCGKAFKRISNLILHKRSHKTEKQHECKECGKVFSDSSTLRRHVRTHTGEKPYECNQCGKAFSQKTSLKAHVRTHTGEKPYECNHCGKSFGTSSYLIVHKRIHSGEKLYECDDCGKAFNTSSHLKVHKKIHTGENLYECTDCGKVFSGLSSLRMHVRTHTGEKPYECKECRKTFSVSSSLQRHMRTHTGEKPYGCIQCGKAFSQSSSLTIHKRIHAGRETL comes from the coding sequence ATGGCAGCCATAGCCCTCTCCCCAATATGGGCTCTGCCTGCACAGGACTCTGCCTTTTTCTGTGTGAGAAATACTGAGGGGGAAAGGGTAGTGGCTGGATTCCCAGCAACCTGTTTACAGGGACCAGTGACCTTTAAAGATGTGGCTGTGGAGTTCACCCAGGAGGAGTGGATGATGCTGGACTCTACTCAGAAAAGTATGTACAGGGATGTGATGTTGGAAAACTACATAAATCTCACCTCAGTGGAATGTCAGTTATGCAAGCCTGTAGTCTCCCTGTTGGGTCAAGAAGACATAAGAACTGTGAAAAGGAGAATTTCCCAAGGTACCTGTCCAGACTGGGAGAGTCAACTGAACACCAAAGAATCAACAGCTAAGCAGCATATTTGGGTGGCAAAATCATCCAGTGGTGTGAAAATGTTAAGATTCACAGTGGATGATTGGCCTTCCACATTAAGAGAAGACTGGGAATGCTGCAGGATCAGAAGACAGCACAAGATCCCAAAGGgaattttaaggcaagtgatgcTTACTCAGAAGACGGCACCTCAGGAGAGATCGTATGAATGTCATGGATTGGAGGGATACTCTAAACTTAGATCAAAACGTGGTTTTTCAAAGAGCGTTTCCACCAGTAAACATTGTCATAAATGTTACTTAGATATTGAGTGTTTAAAGCATAATTCAATCCTAAACAATTACGGGAAAAACTCTGTTGTAAATGAGAGGGTCTGTGAAAGCCATGAATATCATAGGTCTCAGCTTGAAAGAACTCAGACAGCACAGAAAGAGCACACCTGCTCCAGACGTGGTGTGCCTTTCATATTTAATAATGTGCTTCCTGTATGCAGCAGTTTCCATATGGCGGTGAATTCCTATGAATGcagtaaaaacaaaaccttttatcCTCATTCATCCCATAAGCAACAGGAGCAGACTCCTACTGGAGAGAGACATTATGAATGCCATCAGTGTGGAAAAGCCTTTAAAAGGATTTCTAATCTTATTTTGCATAAGAGAAGTCACAAGACTGAGAAACAAcatgaatgtaaggaatgtgggaaagtCTTCAGTGATTCCTCAACCCTAAGGAGACATGTGAGAACTCACACTGGTGAGAAACCCTATGAGTGTAATCAGTGTGGGAAAGCATTCAGTCAAAAAACATCTCTTAAGGCTCATGTGAGaactcacacaggagagaaaccttATGAGTGTAATCATTGTGGGAAATCCTTTGGCACAAGTTCTTACCTCATTGTGCACAAGAGAATACACAGTGGGGAGAAACTCTATGAATGCGATGACTGTGGAAAAGCCTTCAACACAAGCTCTCACCTTAAAGTTCACAAGAAAATACACACTGGAGAGAATCTTTATGAATGTACTGACTGTGGGAAAGTTTTTAGTGGTCTCTCATCTCTTAGAATGCATGTGAGAACTCATACTGgggagaaaccctatgaatgtaaggaatgtaggaaaaccttcagtgtttcctcctcccttcagagACATATGAGAACTCACACCGGAGAGAAACCCTATGGATGTATTCAGTGTGGAAAAGCCTTCAGTCAGAGTTCTTCACTTACTATACACAAGAGAATTCATGCTGGGAGAGAAACCTTGTAA
- the ZNF10 gene encoding zinc finger protein 10 isoform X1, whose amino-acid sequence MERGKAISGAVLFLLLGASGTVGVCLGQSVVCVCTGEVRESRLMTTEPQSQHLSRLVLFPSATGSASPVTQESITKNQEGMEAELLTAGSHALVTFQDILVHFTREEWELLDAAQQLMYRDVTLENCRNLVSLGHQLPKPDVILRLEKGEEPWLLERGVHPEAHPDLEAAVEIKSSLSSRSISKDEQSCGVKMEGMAKDDPWYLSLEQVWTCEGRLDRSQGSQERHLRQVAFPQKKAPPQERACGNGKFGTSCPLPAQLVLREYFLKHDSHPKTVKQSLVFSGPQEGYASNSDDCDQTICQNIHLIQFARTQAVDKSYRCPDKNSLTRGTSLGISKGILREKPYECKECGKFFSWRSNLTRHRLIHTGEKPYECKECGKSFSRSSHLIGHQKTHTGEEPYECKECGRSFSWFSHLVTHQRTHTGDKLYTCNQCGKSFVHSSRLIRHQRTHTGEKPYECPECGKSFRQSTHLILHQRTHVRVRPYECSECGKSYSQRSHLVVHHRTHTGLKPFECKDCGKCFSRSSHLFSHQRTHTGEKPYKCRDCGKSFSQSSALIVHQRIHTGEKPYQCGQCGKAFIRKNDLIKHQKVHVGEEAYKCNRCGIAFSQNSPFMVRHIAHTGEQFLACNQCGSVLVNTPTLMRYQINHIRENAY is encoded by the exons atggagagaggaaagGCCATCTCTGGAGCTGTTTTATTCCTACTCCTGGGGGCTTCAGGCACTGTCGGTGTGTGTCTGGGACaatctgtggtgtgtgtgtgtactggggAGGTGAGGGAATCCAGGCTCATGACTACCGAGCCCCAGTCACAGCACCTCTCACGTCTCGTCCTCTTCCCCAGTGCCACCGGTTCCGCATCTCCCGTCACGCAGGAAAGCATCACCAAGAACCAGGAGGGCATGGAGGCCGAGTTGCTAACTGCTGGGTCCCAC gcACTGGTGACCTTCCAAGACATCCTTGTGCACTTCACCAGGGAGGAGTGGGAGCTGCTGGACGCAGCACAGCAGCTCATGTACAGAGACGTGACGCTGGAGAACTGCCGAAACCTGGTGTCCCTGG GGCATCAGCTTCCCAAGCCAGATGTGATCCTCCGGTTGGAGAAGGGGGAGGAACCGTGGCTGCTGGAGAGAGGCGTTCACCCAGAGGCCCATCCAG atttggAGGCTGCAGTTGAAATTAAATCATCACTTTCCAGTAGGAGCATCTCTAAAGATGAACAGTCCTGTGGTGTTAAAATGGAAGGAATGGCAAAGGATGACCCCTGGTACTTGTCACTGGAACAAGTCTGGACGTGTGAAGGTCGCTTGGACAGGTCTCAGGGCAGCCAGGAGAGACATCTGAGGCAAGTGGCATTCCCCCAGAAGAAAGCACCTCCCCAGGAGAGAGCCTGCGGAAATGGGAAATTCGGGACAAGCTGTCCTCTTCCTGCTCAGCTAGTGCTGCGAGAGTATTTCCTTAAACATGACTCACATCCTAAAACTGTAAAGCAGAGTTTAGTTTTCAGTGGTCCTCAGGAAGGCTATGCAAGCAACAGTGATGACTGTGATCAAACCATCTGCCAAAACATTCACCTTATTCAGTTTGCAAGAACTCAAGCAGTAGATAAATCGTACAGATGCCCTGATAAGAATTCTCTTACTCGTGGTACATCCCTTGGTATATCGAAGGGTATACTTAGAGAGAAACCCTAcgaatgtaaggaatgtgggaaatTCTTCAGCTGGCGCTCTAATCTTACCAGGCACCGGCTGATTCATACTGGAgaaaaaccctatgaatgtaaagAATGTGGAAAATCTTTCAGCCGGAGTTCTCATCTCATTGGACACCAAAAGACTCATACTGGTGAGGAGCCATATGAGTGTAAAGAATGTGGGAGATCCTTCAGCTGGTTCTCCCACCTTGTCACTCACCAGAGGACTCATACAGGAGACAAACTGTACACCTGTAATCAGTGTGGGAAGTCTTTTGTTCACAGCTCCAGGCTCATTAGACACCAGAGaactcatactggagagaaaccttatgaatgtcCTGAATGTGGGAAATCTTTCAGGCAGAGCACACATCTCATCCTGCACCAGAGGACTCACGTTAGAGTGCGACCCTAtgagtgcagtgaatgtgggaagtCTTACAGCCAGAGATCTCACCTCGTCGTGCATCACAGAACTCACACCGGGCTGAAGCCCTTTGAGTGTAAAGACTGTGGAAAATGCTTCAGTCGCAGCTCCCACCTGTTCTCACATCAGAGAACCCACACTGGGGAGAAACCGTACAAATGCCGGGACTGTGGGAAATCCTTCAGCCAGAGTTCTGCCCTCATTGTGCACCAGAGgattcacactggagagaagccttATCAGTGCGGTCAGTGCGGGAAAGCCTTCATTCGGAAGAATGACCTTATTAAGCATCAGAAGGTTCATGTTGGAGAAGAGGCCTACAAGTGTAACCGGTGTGGGATCGCCTTCAGCCAGAACTCCCCGTTTATGGTGCGTCACATAGCTCACACTGGAGAGCAGTTCCTAGCGTGTAATCAGTGTGGATCCGTGCTGGTTAACACCCCAACCCTCATGAGATACCAGATAAATCATATTAGAGAAAATGCGTATTAa
- the ZNF10 gene encoding zinc finger protein 10 isoform X2, whose protein sequence is MEAELLTAGSHALVTFQDILVHFTREEWELLDAAQQLMYRDVTLENCRNLVSLGHQLPKPDVILRLEKGEEPWLLERGVHPEAHPDLEAAVEIKSSLSSRSISKDEQSCGVKMEGMAKDDPWYLSLEQVWTCEGRLDRSQGSQERHLRQVAFPQKKAPPQERACGNGKFGTSCPLPAQLVLREYFLKHDSHPKTVKQSLVFSGPQEGYASNSDDCDQTICQNIHLIQFARTQAVDKSYRCPDKNSLTRGTSLGISKGILREKPYECKECGKFFSWRSNLTRHRLIHTGEKPYECKECGKSFSRSSHLIGHQKTHTGEEPYECKECGRSFSWFSHLVTHQRTHTGDKLYTCNQCGKSFVHSSRLIRHQRTHTGEKPYECPECGKSFRQSTHLILHQRTHVRVRPYECSECGKSYSQRSHLVVHHRTHTGLKPFECKDCGKCFSRSSHLFSHQRTHTGEKPYKCRDCGKSFSQSSALIVHQRIHTGEKPYQCGQCGKAFIRKNDLIKHQKVHVGEEAYKCNRCGIAFSQNSPFMVRHIAHTGEQFLACNQCGSVLVNTPTLMRYQINHIRENAY, encoded by the exons ATGGAGGCCGAGTTGCTAACTGCTGGGTCCCAC gcACTGGTGACCTTCCAAGACATCCTTGTGCACTTCACCAGGGAGGAGTGGGAGCTGCTGGACGCAGCACAGCAGCTCATGTACAGAGACGTGACGCTGGAGAACTGCCGAAACCTGGTGTCCCTGG GGCATCAGCTTCCCAAGCCAGATGTGATCCTCCGGTTGGAGAAGGGGGAGGAACCGTGGCTGCTGGAGAGAGGCGTTCACCCAGAGGCCCATCCAG atttggAGGCTGCAGTTGAAATTAAATCATCACTTTCCAGTAGGAGCATCTCTAAAGATGAACAGTCCTGTGGTGTTAAAATGGAAGGAATGGCAAAGGATGACCCCTGGTACTTGTCACTGGAACAAGTCTGGACGTGTGAAGGTCGCTTGGACAGGTCTCAGGGCAGCCAGGAGAGACATCTGAGGCAAGTGGCATTCCCCCAGAAGAAAGCACCTCCCCAGGAGAGAGCCTGCGGAAATGGGAAATTCGGGACAAGCTGTCCTCTTCCTGCTCAGCTAGTGCTGCGAGAGTATTTCCTTAAACATGACTCACATCCTAAAACTGTAAAGCAGAGTTTAGTTTTCAGTGGTCCTCAGGAAGGCTATGCAAGCAACAGTGATGACTGTGATCAAACCATCTGCCAAAACATTCACCTTATTCAGTTTGCAAGAACTCAAGCAGTAGATAAATCGTACAGATGCCCTGATAAGAATTCTCTTACTCGTGGTACATCCCTTGGTATATCGAAGGGTATACTTAGAGAGAAACCCTAcgaatgtaaggaatgtgggaaatTCTTCAGCTGGCGCTCTAATCTTACCAGGCACCGGCTGATTCATACTGGAgaaaaaccctatgaatgtaaagAATGTGGAAAATCTTTCAGCCGGAGTTCTCATCTCATTGGACACCAAAAGACTCATACTGGTGAGGAGCCATATGAGTGTAAAGAATGTGGGAGATCCTTCAGCTGGTTCTCCCACCTTGTCACTCACCAGAGGACTCATACAGGAGACAAACTGTACACCTGTAATCAGTGTGGGAAGTCTTTTGTTCACAGCTCCAGGCTCATTAGACACCAGAGaactcatactggagagaaaccttatgaatgtcCTGAATGTGGGAAATCTTTCAGGCAGAGCACACATCTCATCCTGCACCAGAGGACTCACGTTAGAGTGCGACCCTAtgagtgcagtgaatgtgggaagtCTTACAGCCAGAGATCTCACCTCGTCGTGCATCACAGAACTCACACCGGGCTGAAGCCCTTTGAGTGTAAAGACTGTGGAAAATGCTTCAGTCGCAGCTCCCACCTGTTCTCACATCAGAGAACCCACACTGGGGAGAAACCGTACAAATGCCGGGACTGTGGGAAATCCTTCAGCCAGAGTTCTGCCCTCATTGTGCACCAGAGgattcacactggagagaagccttATCAGTGCGGTCAGTGCGGGAAAGCCTTCATTCGGAAGAATGACCTTATTAAGCATCAGAAGGTTCATGTTGGAGAAGAGGCCTACAAGTGTAACCGGTGTGGGATCGCCTTCAGCCAGAACTCCCCGTTTATGGTGCGTCACATAGCTCACACTGGAGAGCAGTTCCTAGCGTGTAATCAGTGTGGATCCGTGCTGGTTAACACCCCAACCCTCATGAGATACCAGATAAATCATATTAGAGAAAATGCGTATTAa
- the ZNF10 gene encoding zinc finger protein 10 isoform X3, which translates to MEGMAKDDPWYLSLEQVWTCEGRLDRSQGSQERHLRQVAFPQKKAPPQERACGNGKFGTSCPLPAQLVLREYFLKHDSHPKTVKQSLVFSGPQEGYASNSDDCDQTICQNIHLIQFARTQAVDKSYRCPDKNSLTRGTSLGISKGILREKPYECKECGKFFSWRSNLTRHRLIHTGEKPYECKECGKSFSRSSHLIGHQKTHTGEEPYECKECGRSFSWFSHLVTHQRTHTGDKLYTCNQCGKSFVHSSRLIRHQRTHTGEKPYECPECGKSFRQSTHLILHQRTHVRVRPYECSECGKSYSQRSHLVVHHRTHTGLKPFECKDCGKCFSRSSHLFSHQRTHTGEKPYKCRDCGKSFSQSSALIVHQRIHTGEKPYQCGQCGKAFIRKNDLIKHQKVHVGEEAYKCNRCGIAFSQNSPFMVRHIAHTGEQFLACNQCGSVLVNTPTLMRYQINHIRENAY; encoded by the coding sequence ATGGAAGGAATGGCAAAGGATGACCCCTGGTACTTGTCACTGGAACAAGTCTGGACGTGTGAAGGTCGCTTGGACAGGTCTCAGGGCAGCCAGGAGAGACATCTGAGGCAAGTGGCATTCCCCCAGAAGAAAGCACCTCCCCAGGAGAGAGCCTGCGGAAATGGGAAATTCGGGACAAGCTGTCCTCTTCCTGCTCAGCTAGTGCTGCGAGAGTATTTCCTTAAACATGACTCACATCCTAAAACTGTAAAGCAGAGTTTAGTTTTCAGTGGTCCTCAGGAAGGCTATGCAAGCAACAGTGATGACTGTGATCAAACCATCTGCCAAAACATTCACCTTATTCAGTTTGCAAGAACTCAAGCAGTAGATAAATCGTACAGATGCCCTGATAAGAATTCTCTTACTCGTGGTACATCCCTTGGTATATCGAAGGGTATACTTAGAGAGAAACCCTAcgaatgtaaggaatgtgggaaatTCTTCAGCTGGCGCTCTAATCTTACCAGGCACCGGCTGATTCATACTGGAgaaaaaccctatgaatgtaaagAATGTGGAAAATCTTTCAGCCGGAGTTCTCATCTCATTGGACACCAAAAGACTCATACTGGTGAGGAGCCATATGAGTGTAAAGAATGTGGGAGATCCTTCAGCTGGTTCTCCCACCTTGTCACTCACCAGAGGACTCATACAGGAGACAAACTGTACACCTGTAATCAGTGTGGGAAGTCTTTTGTTCACAGCTCCAGGCTCATTAGACACCAGAGaactcatactggagagaaaccttatgaatgtcCTGAATGTGGGAAATCTTTCAGGCAGAGCACACATCTCATCCTGCACCAGAGGACTCACGTTAGAGTGCGACCCTAtgagtgcagtgaatgtgggaagtCTTACAGCCAGAGATCTCACCTCGTCGTGCATCACAGAACTCACACCGGGCTGAAGCCCTTTGAGTGTAAAGACTGTGGAAAATGCTTCAGTCGCAGCTCCCACCTGTTCTCACATCAGAGAACCCACACTGGGGAGAAACCGTACAAATGCCGGGACTGTGGGAAATCCTTCAGCCAGAGTTCTGCCCTCATTGTGCACCAGAGgattcacactggagagaagccttATCAGTGCGGTCAGTGCGGGAAAGCCTTCATTCGGAAGAATGACCTTATTAAGCATCAGAAGGTTCATGTTGGAGAAGAGGCCTACAAGTGTAACCGGTGTGGGATCGCCTTCAGCCAGAACTCCCCGTTTATGGTGCGTCACATAGCTCACACTGGAGAGCAGTTCCTAGCGTGTAATCAGTGTGGATCCGTGCTGGTTAACACCCCAACCCTCATGAGATACCAGATAAATCATATTAGAGAAAATGCGTATTAa